The following proteins come from a genomic window of Pseudomonas hygromyciniae:
- a CDS encoding OsmC family protein, protein MSIVKKASAHWEGDLKTGLGSISTETGVLREAPYGFKARFEGGKGTNPEELIGAAHAGCFSMAFSMILGDAGLKADSIDTQAEVTLDQVDGGFAITAVHLILKAKIPGASQAQFDELSKKAKEGCPVSKVLNATITLDGTLIN, encoded by the coding sequence ATGAGTATTGTGAAAAAAGCCTCCGCACATTGGGAAGGCGACCTGAAGACCGGTCTGGGCTCTATTTCCACCGAAACCGGCGTACTGCGCGAAGCCCCCTACGGCTTCAAGGCCCGTTTCGAAGGTGGCAAGGGCACCAACCCTGAAGAACTGATCGGCGCAGCCCATGCCGGCTGCTTCTCCATGGCCTTTTCCATGATTCTCGGCGATGCCGGGCTCAAGGCCGACAGCATCGATACCCAGGCAGAAGTGACCCTGGACCAAGTAGACGGTGGTTTCGCGATCACAGCCGTCCATCTGATCCTCAAGGCCAAGATCCCTGGCGCAAGCCAGGCGCAGTTCGATGAGCTGAGCAAAAAAGCCAAGGAAGGATGCCCGGTGTCCAAAGTGTTGAACGCCACCATCACCCTGGATGGCACCCTCATCAACTGA
- a CDS encoding LysR family transcriptional regulator — MNRDLPPLNALRAFEATARLNSVSQAAEQLHVTHGAVSRQLKVLEEHLGVSLFVKDGRGIKLTDAGVRLRDASFEAFERLRDVCGELTQSSVDAPFVLGCSGSLLARWFIPRLGRLNADLPDLRLHLSAGEGDLDPRRPGLDALLLFAEPPWPADMQVYELASERIGPVMSPHFAHYQALRQAPAQALLDEALLHTTSRPQAWPNWAQHHGIDAGALKYGQGFEHLYYLLEAAVAGLGVAIAPQPLVAEDVRAGRLVAPWGFSQTPAQLALWLPKRAADGRARQLAQWLKAELARQPV, encoded by the coding sequence ATGAATCGAGACCTTCCGCCCCTTAATGCCCTGCGTGCGTTCGAAGCCACTGCCCGCCTCAATAGCGTCAGCCAGGCCGCAGAGCAATTGCATGTGACCCACGGCGCCGTCAGCCGACAACTGAAAGTGTTGGAAGAACACCTGGGTGTGAGTCTGTTCGTCAAGGATGGGCGTGGCATTAAACTCACAGATGCCGGCGTGCGGCTGCGCGATGCCAGCTTCGAGGCGTTCGAGCGCTTGCGCGATGTGTGCGGGGAGTTGACCCAGAGCAGCGTCGACGCGCCGTTTGTCCTCGGCTGCTCCGGCAGTTTGCTGGCGCGCTGGTTTATTCCACGGCTAGGGCGCTTGAATGCGGACTTGCCGGATTTGCGCCTGCACCTGTCGGCGGGCGAAGGCGACCTTGATCCAAGGCGGCCTGGCCTGGACGCCCTGCTGCTGTTTGCCGAGCCACCGTGGCCTGCGGATATGCAGGTGTACGAACTGGCCAGCGAGCGCATCGGCCCGGTGATGAGCCCGCACTTTGCCCACTATCAAGCCCTGCGCCAGGCACCTGCGCAGGCTTTGTTAGACGAGGCTTTGTTGCACACCACCTCACGCCCGCAAGCCTGGCCCAACTGGGCGCAGCACCATGGCATCGACGCCGGCGCGTTGAAGTACGGCCAGGGTTTTGAGCATTTGTATTATTTGCTGGAGGCGGCCGTGGCAGGCCTGGGGGTGGCGATCGCACCGCAACCGCTGGTGGCGGAGGATGTGCGCGCCGGTCGCCTGGTTGCGCCGTGGGGCTTTAGCCAGACCCCGGCGCAACTGGCGTTGTGGCTACCCAAGCGCGCCGCGGATGGGCGCGCCCGGCAGTTGGCGCAGTGGCTCAAGGCTGAGCTGGCGCGCCAACCGGTTTAG
- a CDS encoding DUF1161 domain-containing protein, with the protein MKKFLLALGLLSLAGTALAAGKDCGELKSEIEAKIQANGASGYTLEIVDKGSATNGDVVGSCEGGTKEIVYNRG; encoded by the coding sequence ATGAAGAAGTTTCTGTTAGCACTAGGTTTGTTGAGCCTGGCAGGTACAGCCCTGGCGGCTGGCAAGGACTGTGGCGAGCTGAAAAGCGAAATCGAGGCCAAGATCCAGGCCAATGGCGCCTCCGGGTACACCCTGGAAATTGTCGATAAAGGCAGCGCAACCAACGGCGACGTGGTCGGCAGTTGCGAAGGCGGTACCAAGGAAATCGTCTACAACCGCGGGTGA
- the trpB gene encoding tryptophan synthase subunit beta: protein MTQSQTDLRNGPDANGLFGAFGGRYVAETLMPLILDLAREYEAAKIDPAFNEELTYFQRDYVGRPSPLYFAERLTEFCGGAKIYLKREELNHTGAHKINNCIGQILLARRMGKKRIIAETGAGMHGVATATVAARFGLQCVIYMGTTDIERQQANVFRMKLLGAEVIPVVAGTGTLKDAMNEALRDWVTNVDSTFYLIGTVAGPHPYPAMVRDFQAVIGKETRTQLQAQEGRLPDSLVACIGGGSNAMGLFHPFLDDTSVQIIGVEAAGYGIETGKHAASLNGGVPGVLHGNRTFLLQDDDGQIIDAHSISAGLDYPGIGPEHAWLHDIGRVQYTSVTDDEALDAFHKCCRLEGIIPALESAHALAEVFKRAPTLPKDHLMVVNLSGRGDKDMQTVMHHMETAKQEKH, encoded by the coding sequence ATGACTCAGTCCCAGACCGATTTACGCAACGGCCCTGACGCCAACGGCCTGTTTGGCGCGTTCGGCGGCCGCTACGTGGCGGAAACCCTGATGCCGTTGATCCTAGACCTGGCCCGCGAATACGAAGCGGCAAAGATCGATCCGGCCTTCAACGAAGAACTGACCTACTTCCAGCGCGATTACGTCGGACGCCCAAGCCCGCTGTATTTCGCCGAACGCCTGACCGAATTCTGCGGCGGCGCCAAGATCTACCTCAAGCGCGAAGAGCTGAACCACACCGGCGCGCACAAGATCAACAACTGCATCGGCCAGATCCTGCTGGCACGGCGCATGGGTAAGAAACGCATCATCGCCGAGACCGGCGCCGGCATGCACGGCGTGGCCACCGCCACCGTTGCCGCGCGGTTTGGCCTGCAATGCGTGATCTACATGGGCACCACCGACATCGAGCGCCAGCAGGCCAACGTATTCCGCATGAAGCTGCTGGGCGCCGAAGTGATCCCGGTGGTTGCCGGCACCGGCACCCTCAAGGATGCGATGAACGAAGCCCTGCGCGACTGGGTGACCAACGTCGACAGCACCTTCTACCTGATCGGCACCGTCGCCGGCCCGCACCCGTACCCCGCAATGGTGCGCGACTTCCAGGCGGTGATCGGCAAGGAAACCCGCACCCAGTTGCAAGCCCAGGAAGGCCGCCTGCCGGACAGCCTGGTGGCATGCATCGGCGGTGGCTCGAATGCCATGGGCCTGTTCCACCCGTTCCTCGATGACACCAGTGTGCAGATCATCGGCGTTGAAGCGGCCGGCTACGGCATCGAAACCGGCAAGCACGCCGCCAGCCTCAACGGCGGCGTACCGGGTGTGCTGCATGGCAACCGGACCTTCCTGTTGCAGGACGACGATGGCCAGATCATCGACGCCCACTCGATTTCCGCGGGCCTGGATTACCCCGGCATCGGCCCTGAGCACGCGTGGTTGCACGATATCGGCCGCGTCCAGTACACCTCGGTGACGGACGACGAAGCCCTCGACGCCTTTCACAAATGCTGTCGCCTGGAAGGGATTATTCCGGCACTGGAAAGCGCCCATGCCCTGGCTGAAGTATTCAAGCGCGCCCCGACCCTGCCCAAGGATCACCTGATGGTGGTCAACCTGTCAGGCCGTGGCGACAAGGACATGCAGACCGTGATGCACCATATGGAAACCGCCAAGCAGGAGAAACACTGA
- a CDS encoding MFS transporter — translation MHPETLTGQASLVTPSRKRYFIMVLLFITVVINYLDRSNLSIAAPALTSELGIDPVHVGLIFSAFGWTYAAMQIPGGWLVDRVPPRILYTAALLLWSIATVMLGFAASFIALFVLRMAVGALEAPAYPINSRVVTSWFPERERATAIGFYTSGQFVGLAFLTPVLAWLQHHYGWHMVFISTGAVGILWALVWYAVYREPRDFKGVNSAEIELIRAGGGLVDLDAQTAKRKAPFSWVDLGIVLTKRKLWGIYLGQFCLNSTLWFFLTWFPTYLVKYRGMDFIKSGLLASLPFLAAFVGVLCSGLFSDWLIRRGASVGFARKLPIISGLLISTAIIGANFVDSTPLVIAFLAVAFFGNGLASITWSLVSTLAPARLLGLTGGVFNFIGNLAAITTPIVIGFLATGDSFAPAITYIAVLALLGALSYILLVGKVERIELKE, via the coding sequence ATGCACCCTGAAACCCTCACCGGGCAGGCATCTTTAGTCACGCCCAGCCGCAAGCGCTACTTCATCATGGTCCTGTTGTTTATCACGGTGGTGATCAACTACCTGGACCGCAGCAACCTGTCGATTGCGGCGCCGGCCCTGACCAGCGAACTGGGCATCGACCCGGTGCATGTGGGGCTGATTTTCTCGGCGTTCGGCTGGACCTACGCCGCCATGCAAATCCCCGGCGGCTGGTTGGTGGACCGGGTGCCGCCGCGCATCCTTTACACCGCCGCCCTGCTGCTTTGGTCCATCGCCACGGTGATGCTGGGATTTGCCGCCAGCTTCATCGCCCTGTTCGTGTTGCGCATGGCGGTGGGCGCCCTGGAAGCACCGGCCTATCCAATCAACAGCCGGGTGGTCACCAGTTGGTTTCCCGAGCGTGAGCGCGCCACGGCCATTGGCTTCTACACGTCGGGGCAGTTCGTCGGGCTGGCATTCCTCACCCCGGTGCTGGCCTGGTTGCAGCACCACTATGGCTGGCACATGGTGTTTATCAGCACCGGCGCGGTAGGCATTCTATGGGCGCTGGTGTGGTACGCGGTGTACCGCGAGCCGCGCGATTTCAAAGGGGTCAACAGCGCGGAAATCGAGCTGATCCGCGCAGGCGGCGGGCTGGTGGACCTGGATGCACAAACCGCCAAGCGCAAGGCGCCGTTCAGTTGGGTCGACCTGGGTATCGTCCTGACTAAACGCAAACTGTGGGGCATCTACCTGGGCCAGTTCTGCCTGAACTCGACCCTGTGGTTTTTTCTGACGTGGTTCCCGACCTACCTGGTGAAATATCGCGGCATGGACTTCATCAAGTCCGGCCTGCTCGCCTCGCTGCCCTTCCTCGCGGCGTTTGTCGGGGTGTTGTGTTCCGGGTTGTTTTCCGACTGGCTGATCCGCCGGGGCGCCTCGGTAGGCTTTGCGCGCAAGTTGCCGATCATCAGCGGCTTGCTGATTTCTACGGCGATCATCGGCGCCAACTTCGTCGATTCGACGCCGCTGGTGATTGCGTTCCTGGCGGTGGCGTTTTTTGGCAATGGCCTGGCGTCGATTACCTGGTCGCTGGTCTCGACCCTGGCTCCGGCGCGGCTGTTGGGGTTGACGGGTGGGGTGTTCAACTTCATCGGCAACCTGGCGGCGATCACCACGCCCATCGTCATTGGCTTTTTGGCCACGGGCGACTCGTTTGCGCCGGCGATTACCTACATTGCGGTGCTGGCGCTGTTGGGAGCGCTGTCCTACATATTGCTGGTGGGTAAGGTCGAACGTATCGAGCTGAAGGAATAA
- a CDS encoding DUF883 family protein — MANTSLRKASLESMEAEISSLLKSLESLKDDASDESRKTLKALKANAESALKHSRHLISDAYEESKVKIRETGVATRDYAQEHPWTTAGVAVGALGLLAAYLLCKRGD; from the coding sequence ATGGCCAACACCTCTTTACGCAAAGCGTCATTGGAAAGCATGGAAGCCGAGATTTCGAGCCTGCTCAAATCCCTTGAGAGCCTCAAGGACGATGCATCCGACGAGTCGCGCAAAACCCTTAAGGCCCTCAAAGCCAACGCTGAGAGCGCGCTGAAGCATTCGCGCCACCTGATCAGCGATGCCTACGAAGAAAGCAAAGTCAAAATCCGCGAAACCGGGGTTGCCACCCGTGACTATGCCCAGGAGCACCCGTGGACCACCGCCGGCGTTGCCGTTGGCGCGCTGGGCCTGCTGGCGGCTTACCTGCTGTGCAAACGCGGTGACTAA
- a CDS encoding PA0061/PA0062 family lipoprotein, translated as MRQLLLPLAAIFLSACTSTPIPPADPQQAWVDFATPTPGAKLVMAQRLDGKALDDGRYFQVPPGSHELMVRFDFEVYAGAGLGGGLNQPQERTCFITLQYDQFEAGQRYRLEGRSLGFTPNIRLYNAQRQLLAEERSVNCIP; from the coding sequence ATGCGTCAGCTCCTGCTTCCCCTGGCGGCGATTTTTCTCAGCGCCTGCACCTCCACACCGATCCCGCCGGCCGACCCGCAACAGGCCTGGGTCGATTTCGCCACCCCGACGCCGGGCGCCAAACTGGTCATGGCGCAACGCCTGGACGGCAAAGCCCTCGACGATGGGCGCTACTTCCAGGTGCCACCGGGTAGCCACGAGTTGATGGTGCGTTTTGATTTTGAAGTGTATGCCGGCGCAGGCCTGGGTGGCGGGTTGAACCAGCCCCAGGAGCGCACGTGTTTTATCACCCTGCAATACGACCAGTTCGAGGCCGGTCAGCGCTATCGCCTGGAAGGGCGTTCGCTGGGCTTCACCCCGAATATCCGGCTGTATAACGCACAACGTCAGTTGCTGGCAGAGGAACGCAGCGTCAACTGTATTCCCTGA
- a CDS encoding 2-dehydro-3-deoxy-6-phosphogalactonate aldolase, with protein MLKQALTHNGLIAILRGLRPDEAGAVGQVLYQAGLRVIEVPLNSPDPYTSIRTLRETLPADCLIGAGTVLTPEQVEQVKAAGGQVIVMPHSDAKVLRAAKAAGLYLSPGVATPTEAFAALAEGADVLKLFPAEQMGPAVVKAWLAVLPAGTVLLPVGGITPDNMQVFVDAGVKGFGLGSGLYKPGMTVEQVASRAQAYVAAWNALN; from the coding sequence ATGCTCAAGCAAGCACTCACACACAACGGTTTGATCGCGATCCTGCGGGGCCTGCGCCCGGATGAGGCTGGCGCTGTCGGCCAGGTGCTGTACCAGGCCGGGTTGCGGGTGATCGAAGTGCCGCTCAACTCGCCCGATCCCTACACCAGCATCCGCACCCTGCGTGAGACGTTGCCCGCCGATTGCCTGATCGGCGCCGGCACGGTGCTGACGCCCGAGCAGGTGGAACAGGTGAAGGCGGCCGGCGGCCAGGTCATCGTCATGCCCCACAGCGATGCCAAGGTGCTACGTGCGGCTAAAGCTGCGGGCCTGTACCTGTCGCCCGGGGTCGCGACGCCCACCGAAGCCTTTGCCGCCCTGGCTGAAGGCGCCGATGTGCTGAAGCTGTTCCCCGCCGAGCAAATGGGTCCGGCGGTGGTCAAGGCCTGGCTGGCAGTGTTGCCGGCCGGCACGGTGCTGCTGCCGGTGGGCGGGATTACCCCGGACAACATGCAAGTGTTCGTCGACGCCGGGGTCAAGGGCTTTGGCCTGGGCTCCGGGCTTTACAAGCCCGGCATGACGGTCGAGCAGGTGGCGAGCCGTGCCCAGGCGTATGTCGCTGCCTGGAACGCCCTGAACTGA
- a CDS encoding LLM class flavin-dependent oxidoreductase, whose product MKPLSEVKFSTLDLVPVRANGSPAQSLRNSLDLAQHVENLGYTRFWVAEHHNMDGIASSATSVLLGYLAGGTSTIRVGAGGVMLPNHAPLVIAEQFGTLESLYPGRIDLGLGRAPGSDQMTARALRRERSGSADDFPEDVAELMAYLGPRTPDQRVIAVPGTGTNVPVWLLGSSLFSAQLAGERGLPYAFASHFAPRMMHEAIRVYRNHFKPSAVLDKPYVMLGVPLVAADTDEQANYLATSVYQRILALMRGQSLVQRPPVDSMDGLWLPHEKDAVGSFLGLAMVGSPAKIRAKLEVLIEQTGADELIFTCDLYEHADRIHSYELLAQVMKG is encoded by the coding sequence ATGAAACCGTTGTCCGAAGTGAAGTTCTCGACCCTCGACTTGGTACCGGTGCGCGCCAATGGCAGCCCGGCGCAGTCGCTGCGCAATTCCCTGGACCTGGCCCAACACGTGGAAAACCTCGGCTACACCCGTTTCTGGGTGGCCGAGCACCACAATATGGATGGCATCGCCAGTTCCGCGACCTCGGTGTTGCTGGGCTACCTGGCCGGCGGCACCTCGACCATCCGGGTCGGCGCAGGCGGCGTGATGCTGCCCAACCATGCACCGCTGGTGATCGCTGAACAGTTCGGCACCCTGGAAAGCCTGTACCCCGGCCGTATCGACCTGGGCCTGGGCCGCGCGCCCGGCTCCGACCAGATGACCGCCCGCGCCCTGCGCCGCGAGCGCTCCGGCAGTGCCGATGACTTCCCCGAAGATGTGGCCGAGTTGATGGCCTATCTGGGCCCGCGCACCCCCGACCAACGGGTGATCGCCGTACCGGGCACCGGCACCAACGTGCCGGTGTGGCTGCTCGGCTCCAGCCTGTTCAGCGCGCAACTGGCCGGTGAACGCGGTTTGCCCTACGCCTTCGCCTCACATTTCGCACCGCGCATGATGCATGAGGCGATTCGCGTCTACCGCAATCACTTCAAGCCTTCGGCGGTACTCGACAAACCCTACGTGATGCTCGGCGTGCCCCTGGTGGCTGCCGATACCGATGAGCAGGCCAATTACCTGGCCACCTCGGTCTACCAACGCATTCTCGCGCTGATGCGTGGGCAAAGCCTGGTGCAGCGCCCGCCGGTGGATAGCATGGACGGCCTGTGGCTGCCCCATGAGAAGGACGCGGTAGGCAGTTTCCTGGGTCTGGCCATGGTCGGAAGCCCGGCGAAAATTCGCGCCAAGCTGGAAGTATTGATCGAGCAAACCGGTGCCGATGAGCTGATCTTTACCTGTGACTTGTACGAGCATGCTGATCGGATTCATTCCTACGAGTTGCTGGCGCAGGTGATGAAAGGCTGA
- a CDS encoding dodecin has product MTDHHTYKKVELVGSSPTSIEDAINNALAEASKSIKHLEWFEVTETRGHIKDGKAAHFQVTLKVGFRIANS; this is encoded by the coding sequence ATGACTGATCATCACACCTACAAGAAAGTCGAACTGGTGGGCTCGTCCCCAACCAGCATCGAGGACGCCATCAACAATGCCCTGGCCGAGGCCAGCAAGAGCATCAAGCACCTGGAGTGGTTTGAGGTGACCGAAACCCGTGGCCACATCAAGGACGGCAAGGCCGCGCACTTTCAGGTGACCCTCAAGGTGGGCTTTCGTATTGCCAATAGTTGA
- a CDS encoding aminopeptidase: MVRRLLVGLACVVLGGCSSVSYYSQLASGQWQLLQAREPVAKVIADPTRAQVLREHLAQSQKARTFASQALHLPDNQSYRLYADIGRPYVVWNVFATSEFSLLPQNHCFPIAGCVAYRGYYSQGAARGEAALLQLRGMDVSIGGVEAYSTLGWFDDPIMSSMMRWGEERLATVIFHELAHQRFYVKDDTEFNESFATFVEQEGTRQWRTARGLAPASESTLQQRDQFTQLILDTRTRLERLYAQPLAADAMRQAKADEFERLRREYRQLRDSQWAGDKRYDAWINQPMNNARLLPFGLYDQWVPAFAALFRREGGDWLKFYGAVEQLGGLPVEQRKLALKQLVGGGL, encoded by the coding sequence ATGGTGCGGCGTTTATTGGTGGGGTTGGCGTGTGTGGTGCTCGGCGGCTGCTCCAGTGTCAGCTATTACAGCCAACTGGCCAGCGGCCAATGGCAACTGCTGCAGGCCCGCGAGCCGGTGGCCAAGGTGATCGCCGACCCGACGCGTGCGCAAGTTTTGCGGGAGCATTTGGCGCAATCCCAGAAGGCGCGGACCTTTGCCAGCCAAGCGTTGCATTTGCCCGACAACCAGAGCTACCGCCTGTACGCCGATATCGGTCGGCCGTACGTGGTCTGGAATGTCTTCGCTACCTCAGAATTTTCCTTGTTACCCCAGAACCATTGCTTCCCGATCGCCGGGTGCGTGGCTTATCGCGGTTATTACAGCCAAGGTGCCGCACGGGGCGAGGCTGCCTTGTTGCAACTGCGCGGCATGGATGTGTCGATTGGCGGGGTCGAGGCCTATTCCACTCTGGGCTGGTTTGATGACCCGATCATGAGTTCGATGATGCGCTGGGGCGAAGAGCGCTTGGCCACGGTGATTTTTCACGAGCTGGCGCACCAGCGTTTTTATGTGAAGGACGACACTGAGTTCAATGAGTCATTTGCCACCTTTGTCGAACAGGAAGGCACCCGGCAATGGCGTACGGCCCGTGGCCTGGCGCCTGCGAGCGAGTCGACCTTGCAGCAGCGCGACCAGTTTACCCAGTTGATCCTCGACACCCGCACCCGCTTGGAACGCCTGTATGCGCAGCCGTTGGCCGCAGATGCAATGCGTCAGGCCAAGGCTGACGAGTTCGAGCGTTTACGCCGTGAGTATCGGCAGTTACGCGACAGTCAGTGGGCCGGCGACAAGCGGTATGACGCCTGGATCAATCAACCAATGAACAACGCGCGGCTGTTGCCGTTTGGTTTGTATGACCAGTGGGTGCCGGCGTTTGCGGCGTTGTTTCGCCGGGAGGGTGGGGATTGGCTGAAGTTCTACGGTGCCGTAGAGCAGTTGGGTGGGTTGCCGGTTGAGCAGCGTAAATTGGCGTTGAAGCAGTTGGTCGGTGGCGGCCTTTAG
- the trpA gene encoding tryptophan synthase subunit alpha has product MSRLQTRFAQLKEQNRAALVTFVTAGDPGYDTSLAILKGLPAAGADVIELGMPFTDPMADGPAIQLANIRALGAKQNLVKTLQMVREFRKDNSDTPLVLMGYFNPIHMYGVPRFIADAKEAGVDGLIVVDVPPEHNSELCDPAQAAGIDFIRLTTPTTDDVRLPTVLNGSSGFVYYVSVAGVTGAGAATLEHVEEAVGRLRRHTDLPISIGFGIRTPEQAAAIARLADGVVVGSALIDHIANASNDQQAIDGVLSLCAALSEGVRNARK; this is encoded by the coding sequence ATGAGCCGCCTGCAAACCCGCTTTGCGCAACTCAAGGAACAAAACCGCGCCGCCCTGGTGACCTTCGTCACCGCTGGCGACCCGGGGTATGACACCTCCCTGGCGATCCTCAAGGGCTTGCCGGCAGCCGGCGCCGATGTGATCGAGTTGGGCATGCCCTTCACCGACCCGATGGCCGACGGCCCAGCGATCCAACTGGCCAACATCCGGGCGTTGGGCGCCAAGCAGAATCTGGTGAAAACCCTGCAGATGGTGCGCGAGTTCCGCAAGGACAACAGCGATACGCCGCTGGTGTTGATGGGCTACTTCAACCCGATCCACATGTATGGCGTGCCACGTTTTATCGCTGACGCAAAAGAAGCCGGCGTCGATGGCCTGATCGTGGTCGACGTACCGCCGGAACATAACAGCGAACTGTGCGACCCGGCCCAGGCCGCGGGCATCGACTTTATCCGCCTGACCACGCCGACCACCGACGATGTACGCCTGCCCACGGTGCTCAACGGCAGCTCGGGTTTTGTGTACTACGTGTCGGTTGCCGGTGTAACCGGTGCCGGTGCCGCCACCCTGGAACACGTCGAAGAAGCGGTCGGCCGCCTGCGCCGGCATACCGACCTGCCGATCAGCATCGGCTTTGGCATCCGCACCCCGGAACAAGCCGCTGCCATCGCCCGCTTGGCGGACGGTGTGGTGGTGGGTTCGGCGCTGATCGACCACATCGCCAATGCCAGCAACGACCAGCAAGCGATTGATGGGGTGTTGAGCCTGTGTGCAGCCTTGTCGGAAGGTGTACGCAACGCCCGTAAATAA
- the dgoD gene encoding galactonate dehydratase, with translation MKITKLTTFIVPPRWCFLKVETDQGVTGWGEPVVEGRAHTVAAAVEELSDYLIGKDPRNIEDIWTVLYRGGFYRGGAIHMSALAGIDQALWDIKGKALGVSVSDLLGGQVRDKIRVYSWIGGDRPADTARAAKEAVARGFTAVKMNGTEELQFLDTFDKVDQALANVAAVRDAVGPNVGIGVDFHGRVHKPMAKVLMKELDAYKLMFIEEPVLSENYEALKELAPLTSTPIALGERLFSRWDFKRVLSEGYVDIIQPDASHAGGITETRKIANMAEAYDVALALHCPLGPIALAACLQLDAVCYNAFIQEQSLGIHYNESNDLLDYVRDPGVFDYDQGFVKIPNGPGLGIEINEEYVIERAAIGHRWRNPIWRHADGSFAEW, from the coding sequence ATGAAAATCACCAAACTGACCACCTTTATCGTGCCGCCGCGCTGGTGCTTCCTCAAAGTGGAAACCGACCAGGGCGTGACCGGTTGGGGCGAGCCCGTGGTTGAAGGCCGCGCCCACACCGTGGCGGCTGCGGTCGAAGAACTGTCTGACTACTTGATCGGCAAAGACCCACGCAATATCGAAGATATCTGGACGGTGCTGTATCGCGGCGGCTTCTACCGCGGTGGCGCGATCCATATGAGTGCGCTGGCCGGCATCGACCAAGCGCTGTGGGACATCAAGGGCAAGGCCCTCGGTGTGTCAGTCAGCGACCTGCTGGGCGGCCAGGTGCGGGACAAGATCCGCGTCTATTCGTGGATCGGCGGCGACCGCCCGGCCGACACCGCCCGCGCCGCCAAGGAGGCCGTGGCCCGTGGGTTTACAGCGGTGAAGATGAACGGCACCGAGGAGCTGCAATTTCTCGACACCTTTGACAAGGTCGACCAGGCCCTGGCCAACGTCGCTGCCGTGCGCGATGCGGTCGGCCCGAATGTCGGCATCGGTGTGGACTTCCATGGTCGCGTGCACAAGCCCATGGCCAAGGTGCTGATGAAAGAGCTGGATGCGTACAAGCTGATGTTCATCGAAGAACCGGTGCTGAGCGAAAACTACGAAGCGCTCAAAGAGCTGGCGCCTTTGACCAGCACCCCGATTGCCCTGGGTGAGCGGTTGTTTTCGCGCTGGGACTTCAAGCGTGTGCTCAGTGAAGGTTACGTCGACATCATCCAGCCGGACGCGTCCCACGCCGGCGGCATCACCGAAACCCGCAAGATCGCCAATATGGCCGAAGCCTACGACGTGGCCCTCGCCCTGCACTGCCCGCTGGGCCCGATTGCCCTGGCGGCATGCCTGCAACTGGACGCGGTTTGCTACAACGCGTTTATCCAGGAGCAAAGCCTGGGCATTCACTACAACGAAAGCAACGACCTGCTCGACTACGTGCGCGATCCGGGTGTTTTCGACTACGACCAGGGCTTTGTGAAGATCCCCAACGGGCCGGGGCTGGGGATCGAGATCAACGAAGAATACGTGATCGAACGGGCCGCCATCGGCCATCGCTGGCGCAACCCGATCTGGCGGCATGCCGATGGCAGCTTTGCCGAGTGGTAA
- a CDS encoding DUF1161 domain-containing protein: MKRFALAIICGALATSALAAPKDCEELRKEIEVDLQAKAIPSYTLEIITAEEAKNHDAAMIVGSCENGTKRIIYQRNND, from the coding sequence ATGAAACGTTTTGCCTTGGCGATTATCTGCGGTGCTTTGGCCACGTCGGCGCTGGCCGCGCCGAAGGACTGTGAAGAACTGAGGAAAGAGATCGAAGTCGACCTACAGGCCAAGGCGATCCCGTCCTACACGCTGGAAATCATCACCGCCGAAGAAGCCAAGAATCACGATGCAGCCATGATCGTGGGCTCCTGCGAAAACGGCACCAAGCGCATCATCTACCAGCGCAACAATGACTGA